One Aquarana catesbeiana isolate 2022-GZ linkage group LG04, ASM4218655v1, whole genome shotgun sequence genomic region harbors:
- the LOC141141167 gene encoding serine/threonine-protein kinase SBK1-like translates to MEPAFTTVYVKEISDHFQYIKRLGKGTFGKVLLVQDKVTGNPVAMKAVKKDKTKLTDFLKELSYSIVLSNHHGIIATHPIFINTPNYYIMTQELATAGTLHQLIEHEVEIPEITAKRCAAQLARALDYMHSRRLVHRDLKPDNILLMDKECHSVKLCDFGLSRPIGSIVTSMSHIIPSLSPEQCAMKSDEYLVVTTSLDSWAFAVLIYVALMGDNPWEAAVEEDEMYQAFHCWQKSGNNISPPARWKKLTKEALNMFNKLLSEDPDSRSSVVSITCYLRYAWRIEEFSEEEMTEDESTEDEEEDM, encoded by the exons ATGGAACCTGCTTTTACAACAGTGTACGTTAAGGAAATCTCTGATCATTTTCAGTACATCAAGAGGCTGGGCAAAGGCACTTTTGGTAAAGTCCTACTCGTTCAGGACAAGGTCACAG GTAACCCAGTGGCCATGAAAGCGGTGAAAAAAGACAAGACCAAGTTGACAGACTTTCTAAAGGAACTATCCTATTCCATCGTTCTATCCAACCACCATGGCATCATAGCCACCCACCCAATCTTCATAAACACCCCGAACTATTACATTATGACCCAGGAGCTGGCTACAGCTGGGACCCTACATCAACTCATTGAGCATGAG GTAGAAATTCCAGAAATAACGGCGAAACGCTGTGCAGCACAGTTGGCTAGGGCTCTGGATTACATGCATAGCCGAAGATTGGTGCACCGAGACCTTAAGCCGGACAACATCTTGCTTATGGACAAGGAATGCCACAGTGTCAAATTGTGTGACTTTGGACTATCTCGGCCTATTGGCAGTATTGTGACTTCCATGTCACACATCATCCCATCTCTGTCCCCAGAGCAGTGTGCGATGAAAAGCGATGAGTATTTGGTTGTGACAACAAGCCTAGATTCCTGGGCCTTTGCAGTTCTTATTTATGTTGCTCTAATGGGAGACAATCCCTGGGAAGCTGCTGTGGAGGAGGATGAGATGTACCAGGCCTTCCACTGCTGGCAGAAAAGTGGCAACAACATTTCTCCACCAGCTCGATGGAAAAAGTTGACAAAAGAGGCACTGAACATGTTCAACAAATTGCTTTCTGAGGACCCTGACTCTCGATCCTCTGTTGTTTCCATCACGTGTTATCTTCGTTATGCTTGGAGAATTGAAGAATTCTCAGAGGAGGAAATGACAGAGGATGAATCcacagaggatgaggaagaagaCATGTAA